From Fusobacterium sp. FSA-380-WT-3A, the proteins below share one genomic window:
- a CDS encoding cell division protein SepF — MDCEIAFFKPERFEECLKYVGYLKENKYVHINLADVEENTKKRIMDFLSGAMFIQEGKIIYLGENIICTVPKNGKYFLEYENKLSKKDYPGSYDEEEEIIPIFRK, encoded by the coding sequence ATGGATTGTGAAATAGCTTTTTTTAAACCAGAAAGATTTGAAGAATGTTTGAAATATGTAGGATACTTAAAAGAAAATAAGTATGTTCACATAAATTTAGCAGATGTGGAAGAAAATACCAAAAAAAGAATAATGGATTTTCTTAGTGGAGCTATGTTTATTCAAGAAGGAAAAATTATTTATTTAGGGGAAAATATTATTTGTACAGTTCCTAAAAATGGAAAATATTTTTTAGAGTATGAAAATAAACTTTCTAAAAAAGATTATCCAGGTTCTTATGATGAAGAAGAAGAGATAATTCCGATTTTTAGAAAATAA
- a CDS encoding bifunctional oligoribonuclease/PAP phosphatase NrnA, protein MFLEKLEKSKNIIISSHVNPDGDSIGSGLALYWAIKKQYPEKNVRYIIEDNVPYNYKFLKGTDKIEKYINLKDEPKADLFIVIDSANFKRIGRVGEFKKDAFLVNIDHHISNSNFGDYNFVKQSSSASEVLYEVLTKILKIDIDKTIAECLYVGIITDSGSFQYESTTKETFEVASKLLEKGIDKDKIINHVYKSRTLGYIKVLGLAFSKMNIIKEKKLVYFTLSRDFIIKEKIQKDETDGIVEKMLEYVGCEVALFLKEEENGKIKGSLRSKEKVDVNNVAKIFDGGGHKRAAGFTTDLMEKDIIISIIERI, encoded by the coding sequence ATGTTTTTAGAAAAACTAGAAAAAAGTAAAAATATAATTATATCTTCTCATGTAAATCCAGATGGAGATTCTATAGGAAGTGGATTAGCTTTATATTGGGCTATAAAAAAACAATACCCTGAAAAGAATGTAAGATATATAATAGAAGATAATGTTCCTTATAATTATAAATTTTTAAAAGGAACAGATAAGATAGAAAAATATATTAATTTAAAAGATGAACCTAAAGCAGACCTTTTTATAGTTATAGATTCAGCAAATTTTAAAAGAATAGGAAGAGTTGGAGAGTTTAAAAAAGATGCTTTTCTAGTAAATATAGACCATCATATAAGTAATTCAAATTTTGGAGATTATAATTTTGTGAAACAAAGTTCATCAGCTAGTGAAGTTTTATATGAGGTTTTAACTAAAATTTTAAAAATTGATATTGATAAAACTATAGCAGAATGCCTGTATGTAGGAATAATTACTGATTCTGGAAGTTTTCAATATGAAAGTACAACAAAAGAAACTTTTGAAGTTGCTAGTAAATTATTAGAAAAAGGTATAGATAAAGATAAAATTATAAATCATGTTTATAAAAGTAGAACTTTAGGATACATTAAAGTTTTAGGATTAGCATTTTCTAAAATGAATATAATTAAAGAAAAAAAATTAGTATATTTTACTTTAAGTAGAGATTTTATAATTAAAGAAAAGATTCAAAAAGATGAAACAGATGGTATAGTAGAAAAGATGCTAGAATATGTTGGATGTGAAGTAGCACTATTTCTAAAAGAAGAAGAAAATGGAAAAATAAAAGGAAGTTTGAGAAGTAAAGAGAAAGTAGATGTAAATAACGTTGCAAAAATTTTTGATGGTGGAGGACATAAAAGAGCAGCAGGATTTACGACAGATTTAATGGAAAAGGACATAATAATATCAATAATAGAAAGAATATAG